In one window of Tumebacillus algifaecis DNA:
- the dnaB gene encoding replicative DNA helicase — protein MFPFDDDEQLHSPLPANVEAEQAVLGACIIAKTALEEVKTNQKLVPNDFWRESHQAIFQAMLDVEKACKPVDMVTLTVHLQEQKKIDQAGGIEYLTRLANSVPSAANVDHYAAIVKEKSVLRQLICSHEKVAAASLKADANPWDIIAAQKDILRQLEVSAQQTGFFERSADVVERTIDQISKRAERGDEENPVTGVPSGYRDLDEMTTGFHGSELIILAARPAVGKTAFALNVAQNVAVRAGEPVAIFSLEMGAEQLVQRMLCAEGNIDANKLRTGKLDEDDWPKLMIAAGTIGDAPIFIDDTAGITVADIWAKCRRLKQQVGKLGLIVIDYLQLIQGRGRDRQQDVSEISRTLKIMARELDVPVIALSQLSRSVEKRQDKRPMLSDLRESGAIEQDADIVAFLYRDEYYNKDSEKKNVVEFIIAKQRSGPVGTVELAFLKNFNKFVDIPKQFTLFDQGA, from the coding sequence ATGTTCCCTTTCGACGACGATGAACAACTTCATAGCCCTTTACCAGCAAACGTCGAAGCGGAGCAGGCCGTCCTCGGCGCGTGTATCATCGCCAAGACGGCGTTGGAAGAGGTCAAGACAAATCAAAAGCTGGTCCCGAACGATTTCTGGCGTGAATCGCACCAAGCGATTTTTCAAGCCATGCTGGACGTTGAGAAGGCTTGCAAGCCTGTCGATATGGTCACGCTCACTGTTCACCTGCAGGAGCAGAAGAAGATCGACCAAGCAGGTGGCATTGAATATCTGACCAGATTGGCCAACTCTGTTCCGTCAGCAGCCAACGTCGATCACTATGCGGCGATCGTCAAAGAGAAGTCGGTGTTGCGGCAGTTGATCTGCTCACACGAGAAAGTAGCTGCAGCATCGTTGAAGGCAGATGCGAATCCGTGGGACATCATCGCGGCACAGAAAGATATTCTGCGACAGCTTGAGGTCAGCGCACAACAGACTGGATTCTTTGAGCGCTCCGCTGACGTGGTGGAGCGAACGATTGACCAGATCAGCAAACGGGCCGAGCGCGGCGATGAAGAGAATCCGGTGACGGGGGTCCCATCTGGATACCGAGATCTGGATGAGATGACGACGGGTTTTCACGGCTCGGAGCTGATCATTTTGGCAGCCCGTCCCGCGGTTGGAAAGACGGCGTTTGCGCTAAACGTCGCCCAAAACGTTGCAGTCCGCGCTGGTGAGCCGGTCGCGATCTTCTCCCTAGAAATGGGGGCAGAGCAGTTGGTACAGCGGATGCTGTGCGCAGAGGGCAACATCGATGCAAACAAACTGCGCACAGGAAAACTTGATGAAGATGATTGGCCGAAGTTGATGATTGCAGCTGGAACGATTGGAGACGCTCCGATCTTCATCGACGACACGGCTGGCATCACAGTAGCTGACATCTGGGCGAAGTGCAGGAGGCTGAAACAGCAAGTGGGAAAGCTCGGTCTGATTGTGATCGACTACCTACAGTTGATCCAAGGCCGGGGGCGGGATCGACAACAAGACGTGTCCGAGATTTCCCGTACGCTGAAGATCATGGCCCGCGAGCTGGATGTGCCGGTGATCGCATTGTCGCAGCTATCACGTTCGGTTGAGAAGCGTCAGGACAAGCGACCGATGCTTTCCGATCTGCGCGAGTCCGGTGCGATCGAGCAGGATGCAGACATCGTAGCCTTCTTGTACCGGGATGAGTATTACAACAAGGATTCCGAGAAGAAAAACGTGGTGGAGTTCATCATCGCCAAACAGCGCTCGGGTCCGGTCGGCACGGTAGAGCTTGCCTTCTTGAAAAACTTTAACAAGTTCGTGGATATTCCCAAGCAATTTACTTTGTTCGACCAAGGAGCGTGA